Proteins co-encoded in one Symmachiella macrocystis genomic window:
- the bfr gene encoding bacterioferritin, with protein sequence MQGNQKIIDALNAGLTIELTAINQYFIQAKMCMNWGFNKLGAKHYEESMGEMKHAELLIDRILFLEGVPEIARYDVIRVGENVKEQFEHDLKLETSGVDAYNDAVDLCIQLKDGGTRDLVEKILVESEEHVDWLETQLEIIGTIGIENYLQSQLGESEEG encoded by the coding sequence ATGCAAGGCAATCAAAAAATTATCGACGCACTCAATGCCGGACTGACGATCGAACTGACGGCGATTAATCAGTACTTCATTCAGGCCAAGATGTGCATGAATTGGGGCTTCAATAAATTGGGCGCCAAGCACTACGAAGAGTCGATGGGCGAGATGAAGCACGCGGAGTTGCTGATCGACCGGATTCTCTTCCTGGAAGGCGTTCCCGAGATCGCGCGTTATGACGTGATTCGCGTGGGCGAGAACGTCAAAGAGCAGTTTGAGCATGATCTCAAATTGGAAACCAGCGGCGTGGATGCTTACAACGATGCGGTAGACTTGTGCATTCAGCTCAAAGATGGCGGCACGCGGGATTTGGTCGAGAAGATCTTGGTCGAGTCCGAAGAGCACGTCGATTGGCTGGAAACTCAACTCGAGATCATCGGCACAATCGGCATCGAGAATTACCTGCAATCGCAACTGGGCGAAAGCGAAGAAGGGTAA
- a CDS encoding M20 family metallopeptidase: MDALAYNKELIRFESTSPLSNVEVSNYCEDKLKALGFDIERIEYDDANGVRKANVIAKKGNGTGGVAYFCHTDVVPADTWRIKEHGPFEPAVEGDKLYGRGSCDMKGSLSCALAAAERFSADELKQPFYITCTADEEVGYIGAKQVAQKSKLYREMVEGDARGIIGEPTMLEVVYAHKGTTGFSAVSQGRAAHSSTDKGLNANLAMIPFLAEMKAIHDETLQDPAWRDERFNPPTISWNIGINDHTTAINITPPQSVCTVYFRVMPNMDAQILVDRARKVAEKCGLEFQAHGNGAPLYVDPHSDFVNEFLDITGKTEAQTVTYGTDGAMFSDLKRKVVYGPGDIAQAHTDDEWITLEQLEQGTEMFEKLIRRWCT; this comes from the coding sequence ATGGACGCATTGGCTTACAACAAGGAATTGATCCGTTTTGAATCGACGAGTCCGCTCTCGAATGTGGAAGTGTCAAATTATTGTGAGGACAAGTTAAAAGCGTTGGGCTTCGACATCGAGCGAATCGAATACGATGATGCCAACGGCGTTCGCAAAGCCAACGTCATAGCCAAAAAAGGAAACGGCACCGGTGGCGTGGCTTATTTTTGCCATACCGATGTGGTCCCCGCTGATACCTGGAGGATCAAAGAGCACGGCCCGTTCGAGCCGGCGGTCGAAGGGGACAAACTCTACGGTCGCGGCAGTTGCGACATGAAAGGCTCACTGTCGTGCGCCCTGGCCGCAGCCGAGCGTTTTTCCGCAGACGAATTGAAGCAACCGTTTTACATCACCTGCACCGCCGATGAAGAAGTCGGTTATATCGGCGCCAAACAGGTCGCCCAGAAATCAAAACTCTATCGCGAGATGGTCGAGGGCGATGCCCGCGGGATCATCGGCGAACCGACCATGCTGGAGGTCGTCTATGCTCACAAAGGCACGACCGGGTTTTCCGCCGTTTCACAGGGCCGCGCCGCCCACTCCAGCACCGACAAAGGACTGAACGCCAACTTAGCCATGATTCCTTTTTTGGCCGAGATGAAGGCGATTCACGATGAAACCCTCCAAGACCCCGCTTGGCGCGATGAACGGTTCAATCCGCCGACAATCAGTTGGAATATCGGCATCAATGACCACACGACGGCAATCAACATCACGCCGCCGCAATCGGTCTGCACCGTCTATTTTCGAGTGATGCCCAACATGGACGCGCAAATTCTCGTCGACCGCGCCCGCAAAGTCGCTGAGAAGTGCGGTTTGGAATTCCAAGCACACGGCAACGGTGCGCCGTTGTACGTCGATCCCCATTCTGATTTCGTCAACGAGTTTTTGGACATCACTGGAAAAACCGAAGCCCAAACGGTCACCTATGGAACCGACGGTGCCATGTTTAGTGACTTAAAGCGGAAGGTCGTTTACGGCCCCGGCGACATCGCCCAAGCCCACACTGACGACGAATGGATCACGTTGGAACAGTTGGAGCAGGGGACCGAGATGTTCGAAAAACTAATCCGCCGCTGGTGCACCTAA
- a CDS encoding dienelactone hydrolase family protein, which produces MAAIDFRERLLTGLGGEWPQPERLNVKLRETIPQDGYTIHSVFYDSQPEDQVPAFLLIPDQTNADHPAPAVAVWHQHAGQYHLGKSEPAGLAGNPMHHTGAALARAGYVVLCPDALCFEERRDPTGKLKDGQFERFEFLRYVVDGKCMAWKSILDMKRAIDFLVSHPEVNTDKIGCYGHSMGSTHTWLVGPWEERIKCLVANCCLPTYAGIHREHMLHCFPNFVPGIHQYGDTPDIAALIAPRPLHMNFGEHDSGSPIDEVRRGIQTITAAYQGMHAADKFSYYIEEGSGHVLSDEMWARTKAWFDKHLTA; this is translated from the coding sequence ATGGCTGCCATCGATTTTCGGGAGAGATTATTGACCGGCCTTGGCGGCGAGTGGCCACAGCCGGAAAGGCTGAATGTCAAACTTCGCGAAACGATCCCGCAGGATGGCTACACGATCCATTCCGTGTTCTATGACAGCCAACCGGAAGATCAGGTTCCCGCCTTCTTGTTAATTCCCGACCAAACCAACGCCGATCACCCCGCTCCCGCCGTGGCCGTTTGGCATCAACATGCCGGGCAGTATCATCTCGGCAAGAGCGAACCGGCGGGGCTGGCGGGAAACCCCATGCACCACACCGGTGCGGCCCTCGCCCGTGCGGGTTACGTCGTACTCTGTCCCGATGCTCTCTGCTTCGAGGAACGCCGGGACCCCACCGGTAAATTGAAAGACGGCCAATTCGAACGCTTCGAATTTTTGCGATACGTCGTCGACGGAAAATGCATGGCTTGGAAAAGCATCCTCGACATGAAACGGGCGATCGACTTTCTCGTCAGCCACCCGGAAGTCAATACGGACAAGATCGGCTGTTACGGGCATTCGATGGGTTCCACGCACACTTGGCTGGTCGGGCCGTGGGAAGAACGGATCAAATGCCTAGTGGCTAATTGCTGCTTGCCCACATACGCCGGAATTCATCGCGAACATATGCTCCACTGCTTTCCCAACTTCGTACCCGGCATTCATCAATACGGCGACACGCCCGACATCGCCGCCCTCATCGCGCCGCGACCGCTGCACATGAACTTCGGCGAACACGATTCCGGCAGCCCCATCGACGAAGTCCGCCGCGGCATCCAAACCATCACCGCCGCCTATCAAGGCATGCACGCTGCAGACAAGTTTTCTTACTACATCGAAGAAGGTTCAGGCCACGTGCTCTCCGATGAAATGTGGGCCCGCACCAAAGCCTGGTTTGACAAGCATTTAACAGCCTAA
- a CDS encoding ABC transporter permease: protein MLSAKAVDRWAEDWADGLNPILVKETRQVFKTHLVTIPFFAALVVAWFVAMSVVIEPAHPESILGPKLLKPLLLVLGAALFYVVPYISFRSMTAERERHTFEMLAVSSLSDSQIFWGKFSSALVLIGLFVAAFAPFISMTYMLRGLSVFDIAGALIVISATATTLSIFGLMLGALATKLHWQIVNMLLLLGGSTIAAIFLSELTASIALSGAGVNLCGMACFLIGFVGFPGLFFAAVTLGSLRPPTMGLVRTYVGQEDLPAIVQAAENLATAIEQHVPLRPESYTLRQLKKVPITPEAVQSMVPVVVRMERLLNPRQRLFGHLGRYRYLTIKGAAEPLEMICTVQNMVLHRFGWSELCVADADEIPLTEEYLVYTIGPDDLRTLKLAVLRLRELLNRDEPPELEEAGIFSERPESDALNMNDPDDGPQ, encoded by the coding sequence ATGCTGAGCGCTAAGGCAGTGGATCGTTGGGCTGAAGATTGGGCCGATGGATTGAACCCAATTTTGGTGAAGGAGACGCGGCAGGTCTTCAAAACCCATTTGGTGACGATCCCGTTCTTTGCGGCGTTGGTGGTCGCCTGGTTTGTGGCCATGTCGGTTGTGATCGAACCGGCGCATCCGGAGAGTATTCTCGGCCCCAAACTTCTCAAGCCCTTGTTGTTGGTGCTCGGTGCTGCGTTGTTTTACGTCGTGCCCTACATCAGTTTCCGCAGCATGACCGCCGAGCGCGAACGTCACACGTTTGAGATGCTGGCCGTTAGCTCGCTATCCGACTCGCAGATCTTTTGGGGGAAATTCAGTTCGGCGCTCGTCCTGATCGGATTGTTTGTCGCAGCGTTTGCACCGTTCATTTCGATGACCTATATGCTCCGTGGCTTAAGCGTGTTTGACATTGCCGGGGCACTGATTGTCATTTCAGCCACAGCCACTACGTTGTCAATATTTGGTCTGATGTTGGGTGCGCTGGCGACGAAGCTGCATTGGCAGATTGTGAATATGCTGCTGTTGTTAGGTGGTTCCACCATCGCTGCTATCTTCTTGTCGGAACTTACTGCATCCATTGCGTTATCCGGCGCGGGCGTCAATCTGTGTGGCATGGCCTGTTTTCTGATTGGGTTTGTGGGATTTCCCGGTCTGTTTTTTGCGGCGGTGACGTTGGGCAGCTTGCGTCCGCCGACTATGGGGTTGGTGCGGACTTATGTCGGACAGGAAGACCTGCCGGCGATCGTGCAGGCTGCGGAAAATCTCGCTACGGCGATCGAGCAACATGTTCCGCTACGACCGGAGTCGTACACGCTGCGTCAACTTAAGAAAGTTCCCATCACGCCCGAGGCGGTGCAATCGATGGTGCCGGTCGTTGTGCGGATGGAACGGTTGTTAAATCCCCGTCAACGGCTGTTCGGGCATCTGGGGCGTTATCGATATCTGACCATCAAAGGGGCGGCGGAACCGTTGGAGATGATTTGCACTGTGCAAAACATGGTGTTACACCGCTTCGGTTGGAGTGAGTTATGCGTGGCGGATGCCGATGAAATTCCGCTCACCGAGGAATACCTCGTCTATACGATTGGCCCCGATGATTTGCGGACATTGAAACTGGCAGTTCTTCGACTTCGGGAGTTGTTGAACCGTGACGAACCGCCGGAGCTGGAAGAAGCGGGGATTTTCTCAGAACGACCCGAATCGGATGCATTGAATATGAACGATCCGGATGATGGACCACAGTGA
- a CDS encoding segregation and condensation protein A: MDYRVELTTYTGPIDLLLYLVRRHEVDVTDLPIAKITAQFGEFLEVLELIDFDLVGEFVVLASTLVEIKSRMVLPRPEEEEAPEVDVTEDPRSELVRQLLEYKKFKDAAKLLEDQAALWQQRYPRLSDERPAGGKGARQDHIKDVELWDLVSAFSRIVRQIDPEEQKSIVYDDTPISVYIDRVGKRVKQDQRVAFSAFFEGSNSKSKIVGIFLAILELLRNYYFRAVQEDESGEIWVMPPDPNRPPPAESETNAPMETAEIADSASAELPAVTESGEAPLPPPE, translated from the coding sequence ATGGATTACCGCGTCGAACTCACAACCTATACCGGCCCCATTGACTTGTTGCTGTACTTGGTACGGCGTCATGAGGTGGACGTTACGGATTTACCGATCGCAAAAATCACCGCGCAATTTGGTGAGTTTCTTGAAGTTCTGGAGCTGATCGATTTTGACTTGGTCGGCGAATTTGTGGTGCTGGCCAGTACGCTCGTCGAAATCAAAAGCCGTATGGTGCTACCGCGGCCTGAGGAAGAAGAGGCCCCCGAAGTTGACGTCACCGAAGACCCCCGCAGTGAATTGGTGCGGCAACTGCTGGAGTATAAGAAATTCAAGGATGCCGCTAAGCTTCTCGAAGACCAAGCAGCGCTGTGGCAGCAACGTTATCCACGGCTCAGCGATGAGCGTCCCGCAGGCGGAAAAGGGGCGCGGCAGGATCATATTAAGGATGTGGAACTGTGGGACTTGGTGAGCGCGTTCTCGCGAATCGTGCGTCAGATCGATCCGGAAGAACAGAAAAGCATCGTCTACGACGACACGCCGATTTCGGTCTATATTGATCGCGTGGGCAAACGGGTCAAGCAGGACCAGCGTGTTGCCTTCAGCGCATTTTTCGAGGGGAGCAATTCCAAGAGCAAGATCGTGGGGATCTTCTTGGCCATTTTAGAATTGCTGCGCAACTATTATTTCCGTGCGGTGCAAGAGGACGAAAGCGGCGAAATCTGGGTCATGCCTCCCGACCCCAACCGTCCGCCGCCAGCTGAATCCGAAACAAATGCCCCGATGGAGACCGCTGAAATTGCTGACTCAGCGTCTGCTGAGCTTCCGGCCGTGACTGAGTCGGGCGAGGCGCCGCTTCCCCCGCCTGAGTGA
- a CDS encoding (2Fe-2S)-binding protein, producing MTNWAAKATLSAVKTSAVVEKTTASGCSTDVICRCLGVSSEEIDSAVSVFNAESVQDLKQQTGAGSGCTACHLVLKQILAARREQFENSL from the coding sequence ATGACTAATTGGGCTGCCAAAGCGACTCTCTCCGCAGTGAAAACCTCTGCCGTCGTGGAAAAGACCACTGCGAGCGGCTGTAGCACCGATGTGATTTGCCGCTGTCTGGGCGTCTCGTCCGAAGAAATTGATTCAGCGGTTAGCGTTTTCAACGCCGAATCAGTCCAGGATTTGAAGCAACAAACCGGAGCGGGCAGCGGCTGCACCGCGTGCCACCTCGTGCTCAAGCAAATCCTCGCCGCCCGCCGCGAGCAATTCGAAAACAGCCTCTAA
- a CDS encoding Gfo/Idh/MocA family protein, with protein sequence MPQTIKIGQIGTGHAHASGKIESLKRSKDYEIVGVVEPDEQRRREMEKSAAYRDVPWLTEEQLLNVDGLKAVAIETKVKDLLDTGARAVAAGKHIHLDKPAGENLPQFKQLLDDATRQHLTVQMGYMYRYNPGFQFIFKAVRDGWLGDIFSLHTVMSKTMSLEARRSLLQYSGGTMFELGCHIIDAAVIVMGKPDRVVPFARHSARYDDGLLDNQLAVFEYARATVTVRSALMEVDGFRRRQFVVSGDGGTADLRPLEPPKLKAAFSRPRGPYKKGYQDIPLEDLPRYDADFADLAQVIRGEKEFEFTPQHDLAVQESILLACGLPTDG encoded by the coding sequence ATGCCGCAGACAATTAAGATCGGTCAAATCGGCACCGGACACGCCCATGCCTCGGGAAAAATTGAATCGCTCAAGCGTTCCAAAGATTATGAAATCGTGGGCGTCGTCGAACCCGATGAACAGCGGCGGCGCGAAATGGAGAAATCCGCCGCCTATCGAGATGTCCCTTGGCTCACCGAGGAACAACTCCTCAATGTCGACGGCTTGAAAGCGGTCGCCATCGAAACCAAGGTTAAAGACTTACTCGACACGGGGGCGCGGGCCGTTGCTGCCGGAAAACATATTCATTTGGACAAACCAGCCGGTGAGAATTTACCGCAATTCAAACAACTGCTTGACGATGCCACGCGGCAGCATTTGACCGTGCAGATGGGCTACATGTATCGCTACAACCCGGGATTTCAATTCATCTTCAAAGCAGTCCGCGACGGTTGGCTGGGGGACATATTTTCGTTGCATACAGTGATGAGCAAAACCATGTCGCTGGAAGCGCGACGCTCGCTGTTGCAATATTCCGGCGGCACGATGTTTGAACTCGGCTGCCACATTATCGATGCCGCTGTGATTGTGATGGGCAAACCGGACCGCGTTGTTCCCTTTGCCCGGCACTCGGCACGATACGACGACGGCCTGTTGGACAATCAATTGGCGGTCTTCGAATACGCTCGTGCCACGGTCACGGTGCGGAGTGCCCTGATGGAGGTCGACGGGTTTCGACGGCGGCAATTTGTCGTCAGCGGCGACGGAGGCACTGCCGACCTGCGACCGTTAGAACCGCCCAAACTGAAGGCCGCATTCTCGCGACCACGCGGACCCTATAAGAAAGGGTACCAAGACATTCCGCTGGAAGATCTCCCACGGTATGACGCCGATTTCGCGGACTTGGCACAAGTCATCCGGGGCGAAAAGGAATTCGAGTTCACCCCCCAACACGATTTGGCTGTGCAAGAATCCATTTTGCTCGCCTGTGGCTTGCCGACCGATGGGTAG
- the uvrB gene encoding excinuclease ABC subunit UvrB, whose translation MPEFQLQSEFQPGGDQPAAIEALVKGIQAGQKEQVLLGVTGSGKTFTMANVIQQMQRPALVLSHNKTLAAQLYSEFKAFFPHNAVSYFVSYYDYYQPEAYIPQRDIYIEKDASINEEIDRLRLQATSSLVSRRDVIVVASVSCIYGLGSPKDYLEMMLPLRVGDEIDRDEMLLKLIDIQYDRNDISFQRGTVRVRGDVVECWPAYEEYAYRIELWGDEIEKLSIINPLTGQEARVLEDAYIYPAKHFVMPQERITAAIKAIEDELNGRLQELREAGKLLEAQRLAARTRFDLEMMQEVGYCPGIENYSQPLSGRPPGSPPDTLMDFFPDDFLAFIDESHATSPQVRAMFAGDHSRKTTLVEHGFRLPSALDNRPLKFDEWRERLNQIVYVSATPGDWELEQTGGEFVEQVIRPTGLVDPVIHIVPARGQVPHLMEQIRKRAEVQERVLVTTLTKRLSEELTRYLSEQGIRCKWLHSELDAIERVEILRELREHKFDALIGINLLREGLDLPEVSLVAILDADKEGFLRSETSLIQTIGRTARNVNAEVYLYADRVTNSMQRAIDETNRRRELQLAYNAEHGVTPETIRKAISRGIEEDIEARQVEQAAAGIGDEQQYVTMEFVQELEAEMLAAAEDLQFERAAELRDRILQLKQQLGQPLTADEKVAEGQVKSQTKKKRGRRRGGGKRVPKPGNRE comes from the coding sequence ATGCCTGAGTTTCAGTTACAGAGTGAATTTCAGCCCGGCGGCGACCAGCCAGCAGCGATTGAGGCGCTGGTCAAAGGGATTCAAGCGGGACAGAAGGAACAGGTGCTGTTAGGGGTCACCGGCTCGGGCAAGACCTTCACAATGGCCAATGTGATCCAACAAATGCAGCGGCCGGCGCTGGTGCTGTCGCACAATAAGACCTTGGCGGCGCAGTTGTATTCGGAGTTCAAGGCGTTCTTTCCGCACAACGCCGTGTCGTATTTTGTCAGCTATTACGATTATTATCAGCCCGAAGCATATATTCCGCAGCGCGACATCTACATCGAAAAAGATGCGTCGATTAACGAAGAGATCGATCGTTTGCGGCTGCAGGCGACCAGTTCGTTGGTCAGTCGCCGCGACGTGATTGTCGTGGCGAGCGTGAGTTGTATCTACGGCTTGGGGTCCCCCAAAGACTATTTGGAGATGATGTTGCCGTTGCGGGTGGGGGACGAAATCGACCGCGATGAGATGCTGCTGAAGCTGATTGACATCCAATACGATCGCAACGACATCAGTTTTCAGCGGGGCACCGTCCGCGTGCGGGGTGACGTGGTGGAGTGCTGGCCGGCGTATGAGGAGTATGCCTACCGCATTGAACTGTGGGGCGATGAAATCGAAAAACTGTCGATCATCAACCCGCTGACCGGACAAGAAGCCCGCGTGCTGGAAGACGCATACATCTACCCCGCCAAGCATTTTGTCATGCCGCAGGAACGGATTACGGCGGCCATCAAGGCGATCGAAGACGAGTTGAATGGGCGGTTGCAAGAATTGCGAGAAGCGGGCAAATTGCTGGAAGCGCAACGGTTAGCGGCGCGGACGCGATTTGATTTGGAAATGATGCAAGAGGTCGGTTATTGTCCCGGCATCGAAAATTACAGCCAGCCGTTATCAGGTCGTCCCCCCGGATCGCCGCCCGATACGCTGATGGACTTTTTCCCGGACGACTTTCTGGCGTTCATCGACGAATCGCACGCCACTTCGCCGCAAGTCCGTGCCATGTTTGCCGGCGATCATTCGCGAAAGACGACGCTCGTCGAACATGGGTTCCGCCTGCCTTCAGCACTCGACAATCGGCCCTTGAAGTTTGACGAATGGCGCGAGCGGCTGAATCAAATTGTGTATGTGTCGGCGACCCCCGGCGACTGGGAATTGGAACAGACCGGCGGTGAATTTGTCGAACAGGTGATTCGCCCGACCGGTCTCGTCGATCCCGTGATCCACATCGTTCCTGCCCGCGGCCAGGTCCCGCATTTGATGGAACAAATTCGCAAACGAGCCGAGGTCCAGGAACGGGTCTTGGTCACGACGCTCACTAAGCGATTGTCGGAGGAACTGACGCGTTATTTGTCCGAGCAGGGGATTCGTTGCAAGTGGCTGCATTCGGAATTGGACGCGATTGAACGTGTGGAGATTCTTCGCGAATTGCGAGAACACAAATTCGATGCGTTGATTGGCATTAACTTGTTGCGGGAAGGTTTGGACTTGCCGGAAGTCTCCTTAGTCGCCATTCTGGATGCGGACAAAGAAGGCTTTTTGCGTAGTGAAACAAGTCTGATTCAAACCATCGGGCGGACGGCACGGAATGTGAATGCTGAGGTGTATTTGTATGCGGATCGCGTGACCAATAGCATGCAGCGGGCGATTGATGAAACGAATCGCCGTCGCGAATTGCAATTGGCGTATAATGCGGAGCATGGGGTTACGCCCGAAACGATTCGCAAGGCGATTTCTCGCGGGATTGAGGAAGATATCGAAGCGCGGCAAGTGGAGCAGGCGGCAGCGGGAATTGGGGATGAACAACAGTACGTCACTATGGAGTTCGTCCAAGAATTGGAAGCGGAGATGCTGGCGGCGGCTGAAGATTTGCAATTCGAACGGGCCGCTGAACTGCGTGATCGGATTTTGCAACTCAAGCAACAGCTCGGACAACCGCTGACGGCGGACGAAAAGGTGGCAGAGGGGCAAGTCAAATCGCAGACCAAGAAAAAGCGGGGTCGCCGTCGTGGGGGTGGAAAACGGGTTCCCAAACCAGGCAATCGCGAGTAG
- a CDS encoding Ldh family oxidoreductase: protein MPTFNTQQLEEITRRILEGAGASAEEAQTVAVELAGANLVGHDSHGIMRLKQYVDYIEQKHIRPGAPVKLDVDTPTLAVLDGGGNFGQVVATKALQIATTRARVAGSCTVLCRECNHIGRLGSYTYQAALQGFFTVMAVNAPGPGGVVPWGGLDRKLGTNPISMAAPWNDEAIVLDMTTSATAEGKVRVALQKGESIPDGWVIDNAGNPTNNPADLYGDPDKGIAPGAILPLGGPLGFKGYGMSVMLDIVCGILSGAGIARTDVPPGTNGVWMYLIDVEKLMSAEQYATVMDQYVDYIKSSRKIPGVDEILMPGEIELRRQAERRRDGIAIPDLTWQQTLDQATRVGATLDGI from the coding sequence ATGCCCACATTCAATACTCAGCAGTTGGAAGAAATCACTCGGCGTATCTTAGAAGGCGCCGGGGCTTCGGCCGAAGAAGCTCAAACCGTCGCCGTGGAATTGGCGGGGGCCAACCTCGTCGGCCACGACAGCCACGGCATCATGCGGCTCAAACAATATGTCGACTACATCGAGCAGAAGCATATTCGCCCCGGTGCACCGGTCAAACTCGATGTCGATACCCCCACGCTGGCCGTACTCGATGGCGGAGGAAATTTTGGGCAGGTGGTCGCCACCAAGGCGCTACAAATCGCCACGACGCGTGCTCGCGTGGCGGGGTCCTGCACCGTCCTGTGCCGCGAATGCAATCACATCGGCCGCCTCGGCTCCTACACTTATCAGGCGGCGCTCCAAGGCTTCTTCACCGTGATGGCCGTCAATGCTCCCGGTCCGGGCGGCGTCGTCCCTTGGGGTGGGTTGGATCGCAAACTGGGCACCAATCCCATCTCGATGGCAGCGCCCTGGAACGATGAAGCGATCGTGCTGGACATGACCACCTCCGCCACGGCCGAGGGCAAGGTGCGCGTCGCCCTGCAAAAAGGGGAGTCGATTCCCGATGGTTGGGTCATCGACAATGCCGGGAATCCGACAAACAACCCCGCCGATTTGTATGGCGACCCCGACAAGGGAATCGCACCGGGCGCCATTCTTCCGCTCGGAGGGCCCTTAGGATTCAAGGGTTATGGAATGAGCGTAATGTTGGACATTGTCTGTGGCATTCTTTCAGGAGCGGGGATCGCCCGGACCGATGTCCCCCCCGGCACCAACGGCGTTTGGATGTACCTGATCGATGTCGAGAAGCTGATGTCTGCCGAACAATACGCCACAGTCATGGACCAATACGTCGATTACATCAAAAGCAGCCGTAAAATCCCCGGTGTTGACGAAATCCTGATGCCGGGTGAAATCGAACTCCGCCGCCAAGCCGAGCGCCGCCGCGATGGTATCGCCATCCCCGATTTGACCTGGCAACAAACCCTAGACCAAGCCACAAGAGTCGGAGCCACGCTAGACGGAATTTGA
- a CDS encoding ABC transporter permease, with the protein MSDPATPFPLLSDNRSPRLQRWNDALNPILVKELRQLWKSRQFVVIFFVLLTAAWGISITALVAPEVVLKFVPFGYGHTGQIHAAALFFMLYGCLVIALNFAVPLRALDSLAHEFAGSTMETLVLTRIPSDRITIGKFWCAALHMGLYFAALGPFIVVTYLLPGIDLLTIALMLLVSIVISTGLSSVALWLGSYCKSAAMRPVLTMVLLAACCLTTWFWLFTVYQALQLGNTGWMICTGLPCCFVPWLVISSASLAAAVVRVRPKSPRLNRIQFIPAEELQPIALSVLEFTEAVRVQFPVEYDEPPARPPQSMMFREAQAHVLELARKADRLMNRQRLLHGTVLSKMPLVPQQARTAFAQVRNGFYAIIVTNLWYGICHDDPHPHVWPNRLQMPKIREGQLDKLEAAAHDLIAACEEITAPPTSPSPPPTNIPKKQPPSPPGRGPG; encoded by the coding sequence ATGTCGGATCCGGCCACACCATTTCCATTGTTGTCTGACAATCGCAGTCCGCGGTTGCAGCGGTGGAATGATGCGCTGAATCCGATCTTGGTGAAGGAATTGCGGCAACTGTGGAAAAGCCGGCAATTCGTGGTCATCTTTTTTGTGCTGCTGACCGCTGCTTGGGGCATCAGCATCACGGCGCTAGTGGCGCCGGAGGTTGTTTTGAAATTCGTGCCGTTTGGCTACGGCCATACGGGACAGATCCACGCCGCCGCTCTGTTTTTCATGCTGTATGGTTGTTTGGTGATTGCTTTGAACTTTGCGGTGCCGCTCCGCGCGTTAGACAGCTTGGCGCATGAGTTCGCCGGTAGCACGATGGAGACCTTGGTTCTGACGCGGATCCCTTCGGACCGGATCACGATCGGCAAATTCTGGTGCGCCGCACTGCATATGGGGCTGTACTTCGCCGCCTTAGGCCCGTTTATTGTGGTGACATATCTATTGCCGGGGATCGATCTGCTGACGATTGCGTTGATGTTATTGGTGTCGATCGTTATTTCGACCGGGTTGAGTAGCGTTGCCTTGTGGCTGGGATCGTACTGCAAGTCCGCGGCAATGCGCCCCGTGTTGACGATGGTACTGTTGGCGGCGTGCTGTCTGACGACCTGGTTTTGGCTTTTCACCGTGTACCAAGCTTTGCAGTTGGGCAACACAGGTTGGATGATTTGCACAGGGCTTCCCTGTTGTTTTGTGCCGTGGTTGGTGATTTCGAGCGCCAGTCTTGCGGCAGCGGTGGTACGGGTGCGGCCGAAATCGCCACGTTTGAATCGCATTCAGTTTATTCCCGCAGAGGAATTGCAGCCGATCGCACTGAGCGTATTAGAATTCACCGAAGCCGTGCGTGTGCAGTTTCCAGTCGAGTACGATGAACCCCCTGCCCGACCGCCTCAATCCATGATGTTTCGCGAGGCTCAGGCCCATGTGCTCGAGTTGGCCCGCAAAGCGGACCGATTGATGAACCGTCAGCGCCTATTGCATGGAACGGTCTTGTCCAAGATGCCCCTCGTCCCGCAGCAAGCCCGCACAGCCTTTGCGCAAGTCCGCAACGGGTTTTATGCGATCATCGTCACCAATTTGTGGTACGGGATCTGCCACGACGACCCACACCCGCACGTTTGGCCCAACCGTCTGCAAATGCCCAAAATTCGCGAGGGACAATTAGACAAACTAGAAGCCGCAGCCCACGACCTGATCGCCGCATGTGAAGAAATCACCGCCCCACCAACATCGCCATCTCCTCCACCCACTAACATACCTAAAAAACAACCTCCTTCTCCCCCTGGGAGAGGGCCGGGTTGA